Proteins encoded in a region of the Triticum dicoccoides isolate Atlit2015 ecotype Zavitan chromosome 3A, WEW_v2.0, whole genome shotgun sequence genome:
- the LOC119272795 gene encoding uncharacterized protein LOC119272795 → MLKEVTDSSDGASALPSHCTGYGTAGAHEESECGRGDLCGRGGDECIRCKDLSSRLSRTTRKLLGWTRRVGIGAAASGRMLCPNRANALEKAICGFAENPGDNLIVSKLGTSFDLLAAILAGNHRQRQMRKR, encoded by the exons ATGCTGAAAGAGGTGACTGACAGCTCCGATGGAGCCTCTGCACTACCCAGTCATTGCACTGGTTATGGAACAGCTGGTGCCCATGAGGAAAGTGAGTGCGGACGGGGAGATCTGTGTGGCAGAGGCGGCGACGAATGCATTCGCTGCAAGGATCTGAGCAGCCGATTAAGCAGGACGACCCGAAAGCTCCTGGGGTGGACGAGAAG AGTGGGGATTGGTGCTGCCGCATCAGGCAGGATGTTGTGTCCTAATCGAGCTAATGCACTCGAGAAGGCGATTTGCGGTTTTGCCGAAAATCCTGGAGACAATTTGATAGTTTCAAAATTGGGTACAAGCTTTGATCTGCTCGCTGCAATCTTGGCAGGGAATCACCGGCAACGGCAGATGAGGAAGAGGTAG